In Salarias fasciatus chromosome 20, fSalaFa1.1, whole genome shotgun sequence, a single window of DNA contains:
- the mmp9 gene encoding matrix metalloproteinase-9 gives MRCCTLVVCLLLGISVQDGWSVPLKSVFVTFPGDILKNKTDTELAESYLQRFGYMNTLQRSGFQSMVSTSKALKRMQRQMGLEETGELDKATLEAMRQPRCGVPDVANYKTFDGDLKWDHQDITYRIVNYSPDMDSSLIDDAFARAFKVWSDVTPLTFTRLFDGTADIMISFGRADHGDPYPFDGKDGLLAHAYPPGEGVQGDAHFDEDEYWTLGKGTVVKTRYGNANGAECHFPFIFEGKSYSTCTTEGRTDNLPWCATTADYSRDKQYGFCPSELLYTFGGNANGAECVFPFIFQGEEYESCTTEGRSDGYRWCATTANFDKDLTYGFCPSRDTAVIGGNSEGEPCHFPFVFLGKEYSSCTSEGRGDGKLWCATTDDYDEDKKWGFCPDQGYSLFLVAAHEFGHALGLDHSNIREALMYPMYSYVEDFSLHEDDVEGIQYLYGRRTGPDPTPPQPNPPTTSPYPDPDETDPTDEPEPTDPTTPVVPVDPTKDACKQDKFDTITVIDGQLHFFKDGLYWKKSSSSEAELKGPFVISEKWSALPAVIDSSFQDLLTNKLYFFSGTRFWVYTGKNVLGPRSIEKLGLPSSVQKVEGALQRGKGKVLLFSGENFWRLDVKAQKIDRGYPRYTDAVFGGVPNDAHDVFHFKGHIYFCRDRFYWRMNSRRQVDRVGYVKYDLLGCSDSARTRY, from the exons ATGAGATGCTGCACTCTAGTTGTGTGCTTGCTTTTGGGGATAAGCGTgcaggatggatggagcgtTCCCCTGAAGTCTGTCTTTGTCACCTTCCCTGGAGATATCCTCAAAAACAAGACTGATACGGAGCTGGCAGAA AGTTATCTGCAGAGGTTTGGCTACATGAACACGCTGCAGCGCAGCGGCTTCCAGTCGATGGTGTCCACCTCCAAGGCTCTGAAGAGGATGCAGAGGCAGATGGGGCTGGAGGAGACCGGAGAGCTGGACAAAGCCACCCTGGAGGCCATGAGACAGCCCCGCTGCGGAGTTCCTGATGTGGCCAACTACAAAACCTTTGACGGAGACCTCAAGTGGGACCATCAGGATATCACCTACAG GATCGTTAATTACTCTCCGGACATGGACAGCTCATTGATCGATGACGCCTTTGCCAGAGCCTTCAAGGTGTGGAGCGACGTGACCCCCCTGACCTTCACTCGCCTCTTTGACGGCACTGCGGACATCATGATCTCGTTCGGAAGAGCAG ACCACGGAGACCCATACCCTTTTGATGGGAAGGACGGCCTCCTGGCCCATGCCTATCCTCCCGGTGAGGGCGTGCAGGGAGACGCCCACTTCGATGAAGATGAGTACTGGACCCTGGGAAAAGGCACAG TTGTGAAGACTCGCTATGGGAATGCAAATGGTGCCGAGTGTCACTTCCCATTCATCTTCGAGGGTAAATCTTACAGCACGTGCACCACCGAGGGGCGCACCGACAACCTGCCGTGGTGCGCCACCACGGCGGATTACAGCAGAGACAAGCAGTACGGCTTCTGCCCCAGTGAAC TTCTGTACACGTTTGGAGGAAACGCCAACGGAGCGGAGTGCGTCTTCCCCTTCATCTTCCAGGGAGAGGAGTATGAAAGCTGCACCACGGAGGGCCGCAGCGACGGGTACCGCTGGTGTGCCACCACGGCCAACTTTGACAAGGACTTGACATACGGATTCTGTCCCAGCCGTG ACACGGCTGTAATCGGTGGAAATTCTGAGGGAGAGCCCTGCCACTTCCCCTTCGTTTTTCTGGGTAAGGAGTACAGCTCATGCACCAGTGAGGGCCGTGGAGATGGCAAGCTGTGGTGCGCAACCACTGACGACTATGACGAGGACAAGAAGTGGGGTTTCTGCCCTGATCAGG GttacagtctgttcctggtgGCGGCCCATGAGTTTGGACATGCTCTTGGCCTGGATCACTCCAACATCAGAGAGGCTCTCATGTACCCCATGTACAGCTATGTGGAAGACTTCTCCCTGCATGAGGATGATGTCGAAGGCATTCAGTATCTCTATG gcCGTAGAACAGGACCCGATCCCACTCCCCCACAgcccaacccccccaccactTCTCCTTACCCAGACCCTGATGAGACCGACCCCACTGATGAACCTGAGCCAACCGATCCCACGACCCCCGTCGTGCCAGTGGATCCGACCAAAGACGCCTGCAAGCAAGACAAATTCGACACCATCACTGTGATTGACGGACAGCTACACTTCTTCAAGGATGG ACTCTACTGGAAGAAGtccagcagcagtgaagcagagCTCAAGGGACCCTTCGTTATTTCTGAGAAGTGGTCGGCTCTGCCAGCCGTCATCGATTCATCCTTCCAGGATCTTCTGACCAACAAGCTGTATTTCTTCTCAG GGACTCGATTCTGGGTGTACACAGGAAAGAACGTGCTGGGTCCTCGCAGCATTGAGAAGCTCGGACTTCCCAGCAGCGTTCAGAAGGTGGAGGGAGCTCTGCAGAGGGGCAAAGGCAAGGTGCTGCTCTTCAGCGGCGAGAACTTCTGGAG GCTGGATGTGAAGGCCCAGAAAATCGACAGAGGCTACCCCAGATATACTGATGCTGTGTTTGGTGGCGTTCCCAACGATGCCCATGATGTGTTCCACTTTAAAG GTCACATCTACTTCTGCCGCGATCGTTTCTACTGGAGGATGAATTCCCGCCGGCAGGTGGATCGCGTCGGCTACGTGAAATACGATCTCCTCGGCTGCTCGGATTCAGCACGCACTCGTTACTAA
- the adora1b gene encoding adenosine receptor A1b, which produces MPGALLSAQSLYIGMEVLIAVASVIGNVMVVWAVKINKSLRDTTFCFIVSLALADIAVGALVIPLAITISIGLKTHFYSCLLVACTVLVLTQSSILALLAIAIDRYLRVKIPTRYKRVVTPRRAGLAVVVCWTVAFVVGLTPMLGWNNLKRLQQNGSIGADLVVTCQFENVISMDYMVYFNFFGWVLPPLLLMLLIYAEIFYMIHKQLNSKKFSTSHTDPNKYYDKELNLAKSLALVLFLFAISWLPLHIINCITLFCPECEKPIVLLYIAILLTHGNSAVNPIVYAFRIKKFRSAFQKIWQQYFCCKDTPALEIQPSDRKEMPDLDLRQLAPSQTAQKETPNCETPQQRQEQNSQPPQQPKEHPPLLEQNTI; this is translated from the exons ATGCCCGGGGCACTTTTATCAGCGCAGTCCCTCTACATCGGGATGGAGGTGCTGATCGCCGTGGCGTCTGTGATCGGGAACGTGATGGTGGTCTGGGCCGTGAAGATTAACAAGTCGCTGCGAGACACCACGTTTTGCTTCATCGTCTCCCTGGCGCTGGCGGATATTGCGGTGGGAGCTCTAGTCATCCCCCTGGCCATCACCATCAGCATCGGACTCAAAACTCACTTCTACAGCTGCCTGCTGGTGGCGTGCACGGTGCTCGTGCTCACGCAGAGTTCCATCCTGGCACTGCTGGCGATCGCTATTGACCGCTACCTCAGGGTCAAGATCCCCACCAG GTACAAGCGTGTGGTGACCCCTCGGCGAGCGGGGCTGGCGGTGGTGGTGTGCTGGACGGTGGCGTTCGTGGTGGGGCTCACGCCCATGCTGGGCTGGAACAACCTGAAGCGCCTGCAGCAGAACGGCTCCATCGGCGCCGACCTGGTCGTCACCTGCCAGTTCGAGAACGTCATCAGCATGGATTACATGGTCTACTTCAACTTCTTCGGCTGggtgctgccgccgctgctgctcatgCTGCTCATCTACGCGGAGATTTTCTACATGATCCACAAGCAGCTCAACAGCAAGAAGTTCAGCACCAGCCACACAGACCCCAACAAGTACTACGACAAGGAGCTCAACCTGGCCAAATCTCTGGCTCTGGTGCTTTTCCTCTTCGCCATCAGCTGGCTGCCCCTCCACATCATTAACTGCATCACGCTCTTTTGCCCCGAGTGTGAAAAACCCATAGTGCTCCTCTACATTGCCATCTTGCTCACCCACGGCAACTCCGCCGTCAACCCCATCGTCTACGCCTTCCGCATTAAGAAGTTCCGCTCGGCCTTCCAGAAAATCTGGCAGCAGTACTTCTGCTGCAAGGACACGCCGGCTCTGGAGATTCAGCCCAGCGACAGGAAGGAGATGCCCGACCTGGACCTGCGGCAGCTCGCTCCGTCGCAGACCGCGCAGAAGGAAACTCCGAACTGTGAAAcgccgcagcagcggcaggagcAGAACAGCCAGCCGCCGCAGCAACCCAAAGAACATCCGCCCTTACTGGAACAAAACACAATctaa